The genome window ATGAAACGGGCGCGCGCACCGGCCAACTCAAACCCGGCGCGCCCCTGGGCGCAGGCGATTGGCGCACGCTTTTCACGCCGGAAAGCCCCGCCCACACCGCGCCGCCGCAATCGGGCAACGTCTGGCGGCGCAGCCTGCTCGCCCGCTGTTTCCCGCTGCCCGAAGCGATCTTTCAAACCGGCGGCGCGGATGATTACCTCTCGACGCTCGCGCCGCTGTACGGGCAGGTCAAGCGCCTGGATGAACCGCAGGGGTATTATCGCGTCCACGCGCGCAGTCACTATTCGGGCAAGCCATTTATGGAAAAGTTGCAGATAGGCGCGGCGCGTTATCAATTCATTTTGGACGAAACAGCGCGGCGTGCGGCAGCGCGGGGCTTGGCGCTCAATACCAGCGCGTGGCCGCAGCATTCGTGGTTTGCGCGCGTGCAACAGGCCGTGGCCGAAATCACGGCGTTGGTCGCACCGGGCCAATCCTTCATCCTGTTGGATGACGAAGACTGGGGCGTCGGGCCGGAGTTGGCGGGCCGTCGCCGCTTCGCCTTTTTGGAGCGCGACGGCGAATACTGGGGCGCGCCGCCCGATGATGCGACGGCGCTGGCCGAGTTGGAACGCTTGCGCCAGGCGGGCGCGCGCTGGCTGGTGATCGCCTGGCCCGCGTTCTGGTGGCTGGATGAGTACGCCGAATTCGCCGCGCATTTGCGGCGGCAGTTTCGTTGCGTGTTGGCGAATGACCGGTTGCGCGTGTTTGCCTTGAACGAATGATGGCCCAATACACCGAACAGTTTTATCACGCACATAAAGCAGGCGCGCTCAGTTCAGCGCGCGCCGTCGTGCCCTTTGTGCAGCAGTTGTTGCAGCCCGCTGCGGTCGTGGATGTCGGTTGCGGCAGCGGCGCGTGGCTGGCCGTGTGGCGCGAGTGCGGCGTGACGGATGTGCGCGGCGTGGATGGAGCTTATGTCAAACCGGAGTCGTTGTTGATTCCGGCGGAGCAATTCACCGCGCACGATTTGACGCAACCGCTCAGGCTCGCGCGCCAATTCGATTTGGTGATGTCGCTCGAAGTCGCCGAACACTTGCCCGCCGAACACGCCGCGCGCTTTGTGCAAACGCTGACGGCGCTGGGGCCGGTAGTGTTGTTCTCGGCGGCGATTCCGCAGCAGGGCGGCGTCGGTCACATCAACGAACAGTGGCCGCAATACTGGGCTGAGCTTTTCACGCGGTTTGATTACGTCGCCATTGATTGCCTGCGCCGCCGCTGCTGGCACGATCCGGCGGTCGAATGGTTTTACGCGCAGAATATGGTTTTGTATGCCCAGCGCGCTTTCGTCGCGGGGCACGCGGCGTTGCAGCGCGAGTTGATCAATCAATCCGGCCCGCCGCCCGCGCTGGTGCATCCGCGCAAGTATCTGGCGGAGTTGGTGGCGGTTGAAGAACTGCGCGCGCTGGCGAAAGACCTCGCCGTCATTCCTGCTGGCGAGCAATTCATTTTGCTAGACGAAGCGCAAACCGATGCGTTGTTGTTGGCTGGACGGCGCTGGCTGCCGTTTCCAGAGCGCAATGGGCATTACGCCGGGCCGCCTGTTGACGCGGCGGAGACACTGGCCGAATTGGAACGCTTGCAACGCGGTGGCGCGCGTTGGCTGGTGGTGACTGCGCCCGCGTTTTGGTGGCTGGACTATTACACTGAATTCAATGCGCGCTTGCAGTCGGCGCATCGCTGCGTCGTCACCAACGAGCGCGTCAAGGTCTTCGCACTTTTGTGAGCTATGACAGAGCCGTTCAACAACGAGCGCCGCGCGGCCCTGCTGCACGGCGATTTCAGCGCAACGCTCGAGCGCGTGCAACCATACACGATGGTCAACCGCGAGTCGTTGACCGCGTTGGCGCAGCAGGTGAGCGCGGTGCTGGTGTATGACATTCCGGGCGCGTTCGTCGAATGCGGTGCGTGGCGCGGCGGCGCTTCGTTTTTGATGGCGGATTTGTTGCGGCAGGCGGGCGCGACTGAGCGGCGTGTCTGGCTGTGCGATTCGTTCGAGGGCATCCCGCCGCCACAGGCGCTTGACGGCGCGGCGGCGCAAGCCTGGGCGGCAGATCAAAGCGGCGCATACAGCTTTGACAACTTGCGTGTCGGTTTGGAAGAAGTGCAGCAGAGCGCGGCGGCGTTAGGCTTGCGCCAGTACACCGAATTCGTCAAAGGCTATTTTGAACAGACGCTGCCTGCCGTGCGCGCACGCATCGGGCCGATTGCGTTGCTGCGCATTGATTGCGACTGGTACGCCAGTGTGCGTTGCTGTCTGGAGCAGCTTTTCGAGCAGGTTGTCGAAGGCGGTTTCGTGATCTTCGATGACTATCACACTTACGATGGCTGCGCGCTGGCCGTGCATGAGTTCATGGGCGCGCGCAAGTTGCCGTATCGGCTGGAGCACGTCGCGGGCAAGTTGGGCGTATTCGATTACTACCACGCGGCCTACTTTCGCAAAGGCGGCGCGCCGTGGACGCAGTTGTATCCGTGCTCGCGCGCCCGGCAGGAACTCGCGGCGCTCTTGCCCGAAGGCGCGACGTTCATCCTGCTGGATCAAGCGGAGCTTGGCGCAGAGATCGCGCCGCATTGTCGCGCGCTGCCGTTTCCTGAACAGGATGGCTATTACAACGGGCCACCTGCGGACGATGCGGCAGCACTGGCCGAATTGGCGCGGCAGCGCGCGGCAGGTGCGCGTTGGCTGGTCGTGGCATGGCCTGCATTTTGGTGGCTGGACTATTACGCTGAATTGAATGAATGGCTAAGCACGCAAGCGCGGCGCGTGTGGGAGAGCGAGCGGCTAATCGTGTTCGCGTTAGGGGAAGATACGGTACCGCGCGCGTGAGCAAGCGGAGCCTAGGCCGTTGCGCCAGTCCGCCGTCCTTGACGCGCCGCTTGCACACGCGCGCGGTACCGCTCCTGCGCAGCGTTTTAAGTGTTATGTCGGAGAAGGGAATGAGGGATTACTCCAACCGCAAACTCAAAATTGCGCACGTCGTGCCGGTCGCGACGCCGATTCCCGCGCCGCTAGGCGGTTCGGTGGAACAGGTGTCGTATCTGCTGACCGAAGAACTGGTGCGGCGCGGCCACGAGGTGACGCTGTTCGCCACGGGGAATACACACACGTCGGCACGGCTGGCGGCGCTCTTCCCGCACGGCTATTACGAAGATATGGACATGTGGCCGTGGGAACATTACGAGATGATCAATCTGGCCGCCGCGTGCGAACGCGCTGCCGAATTCGATGTGATTCATTATCAAGCGGCCTACTATCCGATGAGCACCGTGTTTTCGCGGCTCGTCAAAACACCGCTGTCACAGACGATTCATCTGCAACCGCCGCCTGAACAGGTGGCGCTCTGGCGCTATTACGCCGAGGCGAACTTCGTTGCGATCTCTGAACATCAACGGCAGGCACTTGAGGGGTTGAATTGCGCGGCGACGATTTATCACGGCCTTGATTTGGACAACTTTCCCTTCAGCGCGATACCCGAAGATTATCTGGCCTTTCTCGGTCGCTTCACGCCGGGCAAAGGCATCTTGCAAGCGATTGAGGTTGCCAAACGCACGGGCCTGCGGTTGAAAATGGCCGCCGCTGAAACCGAGTACTTTCACGAAGAAGTCAAACAGCACATTGACGGACGGCAGATCGAATACCTTGGCGAACTCGGCCACGCCGACAAAGTGCGTTTGCTGGGCGGCGCGCGGGCCTTGCTCTACCCCGTCCAAGCCGCCGAACCTTTCGGTTTGGTGTTGACCGAAGCGATGGCTTGCGGCACACCGGTCGCGGCGCTCAACCAAGGCGCAGTGCCGGAAATCGTCAGCAATGGTTTGAGCGGTTACGCCGCCGCAACGCTGGATGAATTGATCGAACACTTGCCGGAAGTGATGGCGTTGCCGCGCGCGCCCGTGCGGCGGTACGTCGAAGCGCATTTCAGCGTCGAAGCGATGACGGATGGCTACGAAAAACTTTTTTACCGGTTGGCCTCTGCCGCCGAAGCCAAACAAGGAGACCCGCGTGAGCGAAGCGCCGACGCTGCTGGCGGTTTTTGCGCATCCTGACGATGAATCGCTGGTGCTGGGTGGCACGCTCGCGCGCTATGCCGCCGAAGGCTGGCGCACGGCGTTGTTGTGCGCGACGCGCGGCGATTGGGGGCCGATCAGTGATGAGGCGCTGGCGGATTATTCGAACCTCGGCAGCGTGCGCGAATCAGAGTTGCGCGCGGCTTGTGCTGTCTTGGGGATAGGCTGGCTGCGCTTGCTGGACATCGAAGACGCCTGTGTTGAAGCCGTGCTGGGCACGCCGGATGAAACCGCCGTGCTCGCCAAGATCGTGCTGACGCTGCGCGAATTGCGGCCCGCCCTCGTCGTGACGTTCGGCCCGGATGGGTTGTATGGGCATCCTGATCACATCGCCATCGGTCAATTGACGACGACGGCCTGCCGTCTGGCTGGTGATGACGCGGCGTTCCCTGAACAATTGATGGGCGGCCTCACGAGTTACCCAGTGCCCGAACTTTTTTATGCGACGGCCCCGCAAAGTTATTACGCGAAGCTGGTCGCGGCGTTGGGTGAGCGCGGCTTGCCGGCAGAGTTGTGGGGCTTGCCCGCCGCAAAGTTTGGCGTTGCTGAAAGTGAGATTGATCTGACGCTCGACATCACGCTGTATTTGCCGCAGAAATTGGCGGCGCTGCGTTGCCACCGCACGCAATTGGATGCCACGCACGCGCTGGCCCATCTCAGCGAAGAACTCGCCGCGCAATACTTTCACCACGAGTTTCTCAAGCGCGCCAGTTTGGCGGGGGGCGATAGCATCGAGCTTGTTCCCTGATTCCCGGTTCCTGCTGGCTGAAAAATCGCGACTGCTTTACAACTATAAATTTCAGGAAACGAATCTCTCCTTGAACCCGCGAAGCGGGTGGTCGGAAGGTAGCCCAGGGTGAAGGCGGAGCCGGAACCCTGGGTACCAGCGCCAAAGGTTCGCCAGCCCGCGAAGTGGGCGACAGATGCTGGTCTGTCGCCCACTTCGCGGGCTGGCGAACTCACGCCATCGCCACCCAGGGCTGACGCCCTGGGTTTTACGCTGCCGCCCGCATTCGCGGGCTGGGTGCTGAAAAGCATTTTCTTGAAAGCTATATCAGGCGTCAGGCGTCAGGAAACAGGAATCAGGAATCAGGAATCAGGCTAAGACTCGCCATGCGGTCTTGCGCGCAGGTCTCGCCGAATTGAAGCAGCGGAAAGCCTGGCTGCTTGAATTCGTCTTTGATTCGGTTGTGGCGCTCAACAACGCGGCTCAGTTGATGCGCACTTTGACCACATTTGCCACCATGCCATTCACCGTAATCGTCAGATCAACCACGCCGCGTCCGGCCAGACTCGTGGGGATCGCCACGTTCATTTGATCCAGTCCGACCAGCCCGCCTTGCGCGGCGGCAAAGGCGACGGGCGCGATGGTCCCGCCAAAATTGGCTTGTACGATTTCGCCCACGCCGTTGTCAT of Acidobacteriota bacterium contains these proteins:
- a CDS encoding glycosyltransferase family 2 protein, with protein sequence MNEALASIIIDNYNYGRFLPQAIESALAQTYPHVEIIVVDDGSTDDSRAVIAGYGNKIIPVLKANGGQASAFNAGWARCRGEFVCLLDSDDALAPAALAQATECFADAQVVKVHWPLWVIDETGARTGQLKPGAPLGAGDWRTLFTPESPAHTAPPQSGNVWRRSLLARCFPLPEAIFQTGGADDYLSTLAPLYGQVKRLDEPQGYYRVHARSHYSGKPFMEKLQIGAARYQFILDETARRAAARGLALNTSAWPQHSWFARVQQAVAEITALVAPGQSFILLDDEDWGVGPELAGRRRFAFLERDGEYWGAPPDDATALAELERLRQAGARWLVIAWPAFWWLDEYAEFAAHLRRQFRCVLANDRLRVFALNE
- a CDS encoding methyltransferase domain-containing protein, which translates into the protein MMAQYTEQFYHAHKAGALSSARAVVPFVQQLLQPAAVVDVGCGSGAWLAVWRECGVTDVRGVDGAYVKPESLLIPAEQFTAHDLTQPLRLARQFDLVMSLEVAEHLPAEHAARFVQTLTALGPVVLFSAAIPQQGGVGHINEQWPQYWAELFTRFDYVAIDCLRRRCWHDPAVEWFYAQNMVLYAQRAFVAGHAALQRELINQSGPPPALVHPRKYLAELVAVEELRALAKDLAVIPAGEQFILLDEAQTDALLLAGRRWLPFPERNGHYAGPPVDAAETLAELERLQRGGARWLVVTAPAFWWLDYYTEFNARLQSAHRCVVTNERVKVFALL
- a CDS encoding class I SAM-dependent methyltransferase; this translates as MTEPFNNERRAALLHGDFSATLERVQPYTMVNRESLTALAQQVSAVLVYDIPGAFVECGAWRGGASFLMADLLRQAGATERRVWLCDSFEGIPPPQALDGAAAQAWAADQSGAYSFDNLRVGLEEVQQSAAALGLRQYTEFVKGYFEQTLPAVRARIGPIALLRIDCDWYASVRCCLEQLFEQVVEGGFVIFDDYHTYDGCALAVHEFMGARKLPYRLEHVAGKLGVFDYYHAAYFRKGGAPWTQLYPCSRARQELAALLPEGATFILLDQAELGAEIAPHCRALPFPEQDGYYNGPPADDAAALAELARQRAAGARWLVVAWPAFWWLDYYAELNEWLSTQARRVWESERLIVFALGEDTVPRA
- a CDS encoding glycosyltransferase family 4 protein, which encodes MRDYSNRKLKIAHVVPVATPIPAPLGGSVEQVSYLLTEELVRRGHEVTLFATGNTHTSARLAALFPHGYYEDMDMWPWEHYEMINLAAACERAAEFDVIHYQAAYYPMSTVFSRLVKTPLSQTIHLQPPPEQVALWRYYAEANFVAISEHQRQALEGLNCAATIYHGLDLDNFPFSAIPEDYLAFLGRFTPGKGILQAIEVAKRTGLRLKMAAAETEYFHEEVKQHIDGRQIEYLGELGHADKVRLLGGARALLYPVQAAEPFGLVLTEAMACGTPVAALNQGAVPEIVSNGLSGYAAATLDELIEHLPEVMALPRAPVRRYVEAHFSVEAMTDGYEKLFYRLASAAEAKQGDPRERSADAAGGFCAS
- a CDS encoding PIG-L family deacetylase, which produces MSEAPTLLAVFAHPDDESLVLGGTLARYAAEGWRTALLCATRGDWGPISDEALADYSNLGSVRESELRAACAVLGIGWLRLLDIEDACVEAVLGTPDETAVLAKIVLTLRELRPALVVTFGPDGLYGHPDHIAIGQLTTTACRLAGDDAAFPEQLMGGLTSYPVPELFYATAPQSYYAKLVAALGERGLPAELWGLPAAKFGVAESEIDLTLDITLYLPQKLAALRCHRTQLDATHALAHLSEELAAQYFHHEFLKRASLAGGDSIELVP